Proteins from a genomic interval of Homo sapiens chromosome 6 genomic scaffold, GRCh38.p14 alternate locus group ALT_REF_LOCI_2 HSCHR6_MHC_COX_CTG1:
- the TRIM40 gene encoding E3 ubiquitin ligase TRIM40 isoform a (isoform a is encoded by transcript variant 1): protein MIPLQKDNQEEGVCPICQESLKEAVSTNCGHLFCRVCLTQHVEKASASGVFCCPLCRKPCSEEVLGTGYICPNHQKRVCRFCEESRLLLCVECLVSPEHMSHHELTIENALSHYKERLNRRSRKLRKDIAELQRLKAQQEKKLQALQFQVDHGNHRLEAGPESQHQTREQLGALPQQWLGQLEHMPAEAARILDISRAVTQLRSLVIDLERTAKELDTNTLKNAGDLLNRSAPQKLEVIYPQLEKGVSELLLQPPQKL from the exons ATGATCCCTTTGCAGAAGGACAACCAGGAGGAGGGTGTCTGCCCCATCTGCCAGGAGAGCCTGAAGGAGGCCGTGAGCACCAACTGCGGACATCTCTTCTGTCGAGTGTGCCTGACACAGCATGTGGAGAaggcctcagcctctggggtctTCTGCTGCCCCCTCTGCCGGAAGCCCTGTTCTGAGGAGGTGCTAGGGACAGGCTATATCTGCCCCAACCACCAGAAGAGGGTGTGCAGGTTCTGTGAGGAGAGCAGACTTCTTCTATGTGTGGAATGCCTGGTGTCCCCTGAACACATGTCTCATCATGAACTGACCATTGAAAATGCCCTCAGCCACTACAAG GAACGACTCAATCGCCGGAGCAGGAAGCTCAGAAAGGACATTGCAGAACTTCAGCGGCTCAAGGCTCAGCAGGAGAAGAAACTGCAGGCTCTGCAG TTTCAGGTAGACCACGGGAACCACAGGCTGGAGGCTGGGCCGGAGAGCCAGCACCAAACCAGGGAACAGCTGGGTGCCCTCCCTCAGCAGTGGCTGGGCCAGCTGGAGCACATGCCAGCAGAAGCGGCCAGAATCCTTGACATCTCCAGGGCAGTAACACAGCTCAGAAGCCTGGTCATTGATCTGGAAAGGACGGCCAAGGAATTAGACACCAACACACTGAAG AATGCTGGTGACTTACTGAACAG GAGTGCTCCACAGAAATTAGAGGTTATTTATCCCCAGTTGGAGAAAGGAGTCAGTGAATTGCTTCTTCAGCCCCCTCAGAAGCTCTGA
- the TRIM40 gene encoding E3 ubiquitin ligase TRIM40 isoform b (isoform b is encoded by transcript variant 2) produces MIPLQKDNQEEGVCPICQESLKEAVSTNCGHLFCRVCLTQHVEKASASGVFCCPLCRKPCSEEVLGTGYICPNHQKRVCRFCEESRLLLCVECLVSPEHMSHHELTIENALSHYKERLNRRSRKLRKDIAELQRLKAQQEKKLQALQQWLGQLEHMPAEAARILDISRAVTQLRSLVIDLERTAKELDTNTLKNAGDLLNRSAPQKLEVIYPQLEKGVSELLLQPPQKL; encoded by the exons ATGATCCCTTTGCAGAAGGACAACCAGGAGGAGGGTGTCTGCCCCATCTGCCAGGAGAGCCTGAAGGAGGCCGTGAGCACCAACTGCGGACATCTCTTCTGTCGAGTGTGCCTGACACAGCATGTGGAGAaggcctcagcctctggggtctTCTGCTGCCCCCTCTGCCGGAAGCCCTGTTCTGAGGAGGTGCTAGGGACAGGCTATATCTGCCCCAACCACCAGAAGAGGGTGTGCAGGTTCTGTGAGGAGAGCAGACTTCTTCTATGTGTGGAATGCCTGGTGTCCCCTGAACACATGTCTCATCATGAACTGACCATTGAAAATGCCCTCAGCCACTACAAG GAACGACTCAATCGCCGGAGCAGGAAGCTCAGAAAGGACATTGCAGAACTTCAGCGGCTCAAGGCTCAGCAGGAGAAGAAACTGCAGGCTCTGCAG CAGTGGCTGGGCCAGCTGGAGCACATGCCAGCAGAAGCGGCCAGAATCCTTGACATCTCCAGGGCAGTAACACAGCTCAGAAGCCTGGTCATTGATCTGGAAAGGACGGCCAAGGAATTAGACACCAACACACTGAAG AATGCTGGTGACTTACTGAACAG GAGTGCTCCACAGAAATTAGAGGTTATTTATCCCCAGTTGGAGAAAGGAGTCAGTGAATTGCTTCTTCAGCCCCCTCAGAAGCTCTGA
- the TRIM40 gene encoding E3 ubiquitin ligase TRIM40 isoform X2: MIPLQKDNQEEGVCPICQESLKEAVSTNCGHLFCRVCLTQHVEKASASGVFCCPLCRKPCSEEVLGTGYICPNHQKRVCRFCEESRLLLCVECLVSPEHMSHHELTIENALSHYKERLNRRSRKLRKDIAELQRLKAQQEKKLQALQFQVDHGNHRLEAGPESQHQTREQLGALPQQWLGQLEHMPAEAARILDISRAVTQLRSLVIDLERTAKELDTNTLKECSTEIRGYLSPVGERSQ, encoded by the exons ATGATCCCTTTGCAGAAGGACAACCAGGAGGAGGGTGTCTGCCCCATCTGCCAGGAGAGCCTGAAGGAGGCCGTGAGCACCAACTGCGGACATCTCTTCTGTCGAGTGTGCCTGACACAGCATGTGGAGAaggcctcagcctctggggtctTCTGCTGCCCCCTCTGCCGGAAGCCCTGTTCTGAGGAGGTGCTAGGGACAGGCTATATCTGCCCCAACCACCAGAAGAGGGTGTGCAGGTTCTGTGAGGAGAGCAGACTTCTTCTATGTGTGGAATGCCTGGTGTCCCCTGAACACATGTCTCATCATGAACTGACCATTGAAAATGCCCTCAGCCACTACAAG GAACGACTCAATCGCCGGAGCAGGAAGCTCAGAAAGGACATTGCAGAACTTCAGCGGCTCAAGGCTCAGCAGGAGAAGAAACTGCAGGCTCTGCAG TTTCAGGTAGACCACGGGAACCACAGGCTGGAGGCTGGGCCGGAGAGCCAGCACCAAACCAGGGAACAGCTGGGTGCCCTCCCTCAGCAGTGGCTGGGCCAGCTGGAGCACATGCCAGCAGAAGCGGCCAGAATCCTTGACATCTCCAGGGCAGTAACACAGCTCAGAAGCCTGGTCATTGATCTGGAAAGGACGGCCAAGGAATTAGACACCAACACACTGAAG GAGTGCTCCACAGAAATTAGAGGTTATTTATCCCCAGTTGGAGAAAGGAGTCAGTGA